A single Perognathus longimembris pacificus isolate PPM17 chromosome 17, ASM2315922v1, whole genome shotgun sequence DNA region contains:
- the Aurkb gene encoding aurora kinase B isoform X1: MAQKENAYRQMTQSGLNTLPQRVLRKDPTTPSALVFMNRTNGQPTAAPGQKVLENSNGAPNFTRTLTIDDFEIGRPLGKGKFGNVYLAREKKSHFIVALKVLFKSQIEKESVEHQLRREIEIQAHLQHPNILRLYNYFYDRKRIYLILEYAPRGELYKELQKSRTFDEQRTATIMEELSDALMYCHRKKVIHRDIKPENLLLGLQGELKIADFGWSVHAPSLRRKTMCGTLDYLPPEMIEGRTHNEKVDLWCIGVLCYELLVGNPPFESASHSETYRRIVKVDLKFPPSVSLGAQDLISKLLKHNPSDRLPLAQVSAHPWVRAHSRRVLPPSVPQPVS; encoded by the exons ATGGCTCAGAAGGAGAACGCCTACCGGCAGATG ACTCAATCAGGCCTGAACACCCTGCCTCAGAGAGTCCTTCGGAAGGACCCTACCACTCCCTCTGCACTTGTCTTCATGAACCGCACCAATGGCCAGCCCACAG CTGCTCCTGGCCAGAAAGTATTGGAAAACAGTAATGGGGCCCCCAACTTCAC CCGGACCCTCACCATTGATGACTTTGAAATTGGACGTCCTCTGGGCAAAGGCAAATTTGGAAATGTATACTTGGCTCGTGAGAAGAAAAGCCATTTCATCGTGGCGCTCAAGGTCCTCTTCAAGTCTCAAATTGAGAAGGAGAGTGTGGAGCACCAACTGCGCAGGGAGATAGAAATCCAGGCCCACCTGCA GCACCCCAACATCCTGCGGCTATATAACTATTTCTATGACCGGAAGAGGATCTACTTGATTCTGGAGTATGCTCCCCGGGGAGAGCTGTACAAGGAGCTACAGAAGAGCCGCACCTTTGATGAACAGCGAACAGCCACG atcatGGAGGAGTTGTCGGATGCTCTGATGTACTGCCACCGGAAGAAGGTGATTCACAGAGATATAAAGCCAGAGAATCTGCTCTTAGGGCTGCAGGGAGAGCTGAAGATTGCTGACTTTGGCTGGTCTGTGCATGCCCCTTCACTGAG GAGGAAAACAATGTGTGGCACCCTAGACTACCTGCCTCCAGAAATGATTGAGGGGCGCACGCACAATGAGAAGGTGGATCTGTGGTGCATTGGTGTGCTCTGCTACGAGCTGCTGGTGGGGAACCCGCCCTTTGAGAGCGCCTCCCACAGTGAAACATACCGGAGGATTGTCAAG GTGGACCTGAAGTTTCCCCCTTCTGTGTCGTTGGGGGCCCAGGACCTCATCTCCAAACTGCTCAAGCATAACCCCTCTGATCGGCTGCCACTAGCGCAGGTCTCAGCTCACCCTTGGGTCCGGGCCCACTCCCGAAGGGTGctgcctccctctgtccctcagcCTGTCTCCTGA
- the Aurkb gene encoding aurora kinase B isoform X2: MNRTNGQPTAAPGQKVLENSNGAPNFTRTLTIDDFEIGRPLGKGKFGNVYLAREKKSHFIVALKVLFKSQIEKESVEHQLRREIEIQAHLQHPNILRLYNYFYDRKRIYLILEYAPRGELYKELQKSRTFDEQRTATIMEELSDALMYCHRKKVIHRDIKPENLLLGLQGELKIADFGWSVHAPSLRRKTMCGTLDYLPPEMIEGRTHNEKVDLWCIGVLCYELLVGNPPFESASHSETYRRIVKVDLKFPPSVSLGAQDLISKLLKHNPSDRLPLAQVSAHPWVRAHSRRVLPPSVPQPVS, from the exons ATGAACCGCACCAATGGCCAGCCCACAG CTGCTCCTGGCCAGAAAGTATTGGAAAACAGTAATGGGGCCCCCAACTTCAC CCGGACCCTCACCATTGATGACTTTGAAATTGGACGTCCTCTGGGCAAAGGCAAATTTGGAAATGTATACTTGGCTCGTGAGAAGAAAAGCCATTTCATCGTGGCGCTCAAGGTCCTCTTCAAGTCTCAAATTGAGAAGGAGAGTGTGGAGCACCAACTGCGCAGGGAGATAGAAATCCAGGCCCACCTGCA GCACCCCAACATCCTGCGGCTATATAACTATTTCTATGACCGGAAGAGGATCTACTTGATTCTGGAGTATGCTCCCCGGGGAGAGCTGTACAAGGAGCTACAGAAGAGCCGCACCTTTGATGAACAGCGAACAGCCACG atcatGGAGGAGTTGTCGGATGCTCTGATGTACTGCCACCGGAAGAAGGTGATTCACAGAGATATAAAGCCAGAGAATCTGCTCTTAGGGCTGCAGGGAGAGCTGAAGATTGCTGACTTTGGCTGGTCTGTGCATGCCCCTTCACTGAG GAGGAAAACAATGTGTGGCACCCTAGACTACCTGCCTCCAGAAATGATTGAGGGGCGCACGCACAATGAGAAGGTGGATCTGTGGTGCATTGGTGTGCTCTGCTACGAGCTGCTGGTGGGGAACCCGCCCTTTGAGAGCGCCTCCCACAGTGAAACATACCGGAGGATTGTCAAG GTGGACCTGAAGTTTCCCCCTTCTGTGTCGTTGGGGGCCCAGGACCTCATCTCCAAACTGCTCAAGCATAACCCCTCTGATCGGCTGCCACTAGCGCAGGTCTCAGCTCACCCTTGGGTCCGGGCCCACTCCCGAAGGGTGctgcctccctctgtccctcagcCTGTCTCCTGA
- the Aurkb gene encoding aurora kinase B isoform X3 gives MLPGESCTRSYRRAAPLMNSEQPRSGKIMEELSDALMYCHRKKVIHRDIKPENLLLGLQGELKIADFGWSVHAPSLRRKTMCGTLDYLPPEMIEGRTHNEKVDLWCIGVLCYELLVGNPPFESASHSETYRRIVKVDLKFPPSVSLGAQDLISKLLKHNPSDRLPLAQVSAHPWVRAHSRRVLPPSVPQPVS, from the exons ATGCTCCCCGGGGAGAGCTGTACAAGGAGCTACAGAAGAGCCGCACCTTTGATGAACAGCGAACAGCCACGGTCCGGGa agatcatGGAGGAGTTGTCGGATGCTCTGATGTACTGCCACCGGAAGAAGGTGATTCACAGAGATATAAAGCCAGAGAATCTGCTCTTAGGGCTGCAGGGAGAGCTGAAGATTGCTGACTTTGGCTGGTCTGTGCATGCCCCTTCACTGAG GAGGAAAACAATGTGTGGCACCCTAGACTACCTGCCTCCAGAAATGATTGAGGGGCGCACGCACAATGAGAAGGTGGATCTGTGGTGCATTGGTGTGCTCTGCTACGAGCTGCTGGTGGGGAACCCGCCCTTTGAGAGCGCCTCCCACAGTGAAACATACCGGAGGATTGTCAAG GTGGACCTGAAGTTTCCCCCTTCTGTGTCGTTGGGGGCCCAGGACCTCATCTCCAAACTGCTCAAGCATAACCCCTCTGATCGGCTGCCACTAGCGCAGGTCTCAGCTCACCCTTGGGTCCGGGCCCACTCCCGAAGGGTGctgcctccctctgtccctcagcCTGTCTCCTGA